One genomic segment of Bifidobacterium breve DSM 20213 = JCM 1192 includes these proteins:
- the dnaA gene encoding chromosomal replication initiator protein DnaA, producing MVDVSGDPTIEAAHIWSNTLTLLKRNSTLTAREKGWLEGIVPEGVFGSTIVLCVDNNDTLQAIQGNLNESLLQALHTATGENMFPAFKVVPRSEPQPVSPYPTNASPTLTDFGKEPYGAPEPVIPAVEQQFSVPQQKMNRDPETHLNKSFTFDSFVPGDSNRFARTVALAVAEGSGQDFNPLCIYGGSGLGKTHLLNAIGNYALVKDPGLKVRYVTSEEFTNDFIDALQNTNQSQGQIAEFNRRYRQVDVLLIDDIQFLGGKEATLDQFFHTFNSLHQANKRIVIASDVAPKNLKGFEARLISRFESGLTVDVKPPDLETRIAILRMIAAMNGSKIPNDVLDLIAERFTENIRELEGALTRVTAVASLSNQPVTRALAEQTLQDFFTTDVEIKPTDIIGQVAKYFHLTFEDIVGSSRTKNVVIPRQIAMYLAREMTSMSLMDIGEVFGGRDHTTVMHACTRIGDKMQQKQEIYNYVMELTVRLKQNAD from the coding sequence ATGGTTGATGTTTCCGGTGACCCCACAATCGAAGCTGCCCATATTTGGTCAAACACACTTACCCTTCTTAAGCGCAACAGCACTCTGACCGCACGAGAGAAGGGATGGCTTGAGGGAATAGTTCCTGAAGGTGTGTTCGGCTCAACCATCGTGCTGTGTGTGGATAACAATGACACACTGCAGGCCATTCAAGGCAATCTCAACGAATCATTGTTGCAAGCACTGCACACCGCAACCGGTGAGAACATGTTCCCCGCGTTCAAAGTAGTGCCGCGCAGTGAACCGCAACCGGTCTCCCCTTATCCAACGAATGCTTCGCCGACTCTCACTGATTTCGGCAAGGAACCGTATGGCGCGCCGGAACCTGTGATTCCTGCTGTTGAACAGCAGTTCTCTGTGCCGCAGCAAAAAATGAATCGCGATCCGGAAACTCATCTCAATAAGAGTTTCACTTTCGATTCGTTTGTTCCCGGTGACTCTAATCGCTTCGCGCGAACTGTTGCATTGGCTGTGGCAGAGGGATCAGGCCAGGATTTCAATCCGTTGTGTATTTATGGCGGTTCCGGTTTGGGCAAAACACATTTGCTCAACGCCATCGGCAATTACGCCTTGGTAAAGGATCCCGGCCTGAAGGTTCGATACGTCACTTCCGAGGAATTCACCAACGACTTTATTGACGCTCTGCAAAATACCAATCAGAGTCAAGGCCAGATAGCGGAATTCAACCGCCGATATCGCCAGGTAGATGTGCTGCTTATTGATGATATTCAGTTCCTAGGCGGCAAGGAAGCCACTCTGGATCAGTTCTTCCATACGTTCAATTCGCTGCATCAAGCGAATAAACGCATTGTCATTGCGTCTGATGTGGCTCCAAAAAACCTGAAAGGTTTTGAGGCTCGACTGATTTCCCGCTTTGAATCCGGCCTGACCGTGGATGTCAAGCCGCCGGATTTGGAGACACGTATCGCCATTCTGCGCATGATTGCCGCAATGAACGGATCGAAGATTCCCAATGACGTTCTGGATCTTATTGCCGAACGTTTCACGGAGAATATACGTGAATTGGAAGGCGCGCTGACCCGCGTCACCGCCGTTGCCTCGCTGAGCAACCAGCCGGTGACCCGCGCTTTGGCGGAGCAAACGCTTCAAGACTTCTTTACCACCGATGTGGAAATCAAGCCCACCGACATCATCGGTCAAGTGGCAAAGTACTTCCACTTGACGTTTGAGGATATCGTCGGCTCATCACGTACCAAGAACGTGGTGATTCCCCGACAGATAGCCATGTATCTCGCTCGCGAGATGACCAGCATGAGCCTGATGGATATCGGCGAGGTGTTTGGAGGTCGCGATCACACTACGGTAATGCATGCTTGCACCCGTATTGGCGACAAAATGCAGCAGAAACAGGAAATCTATAACTACGTTATGGAACTGACTGTGCGTTTGAAGCAGAACGCAGACTGA
- the recF gene encoding DNA replication/repair protein RecF (All proteins in this family for which functions are known are DNA-binding proteins that assist the filamentation of RecA onto DNA for the initiation of recombination or recombinational repair.): MHISRLALDHYRSWSQVVVDFVPGVNILVGKNGLGKTNLVEAVEVLSTGASHRASSMLPLIERGQTTATIRANVVDDDGQSTTYEASIHARGANRARINSGTSLYLRDIIGRIPSVSFTPEDQRLVSGDPGARRTLLNQAGALLEPGYMQSLHQFTRIGKQRATLLKQLGASANTGQPVDAVLSGLEIWTGQFIEAGVELTRMRARVIDLLAEPFAALYAELTGNDDTVSLTYAPSFDEVLMQDDPRLSISEHFQRIYPGEVARGVNLIGPQRDDLTLNLADMPAREFASNGEMWTMALALKMALFQVIRQRLGLKPIVILDDVFAQLDDNRRTQILDFARRQDQVLITVASEGDVPTHESDNVLDIAQLMPSAAQSGGGSETQS, translated from the coding sequence ATGCATATCTCCCGTCTTGCACTCGACCACTACCGCTCATGGAGCCAGGTAGTGGTCGATTTCGTACCAGGAGTCAATATCCTGGTCGGCAAGAACGGCTTGGGCAAAACCAATCTGGTGGAGGCCGTTGAAGTGCTCTCCACCGGAGCTAGTCATCGTGCCTCCAGCATGCTGCCGCTTATCGAACGCGGCCAAACCACTGCCACTATTCGCGCCAACGTAGTAGACGACGATGGGCAAAGCACCACGTATGAGGCATCGATTCATGCTCGCGGCGCGAATCGGGCACGCATCAATTCAGGAACCTCGCTCTATTTACGCGATATCATCGGCCGCATTCCCAGCGTTTCGTTTACTCCTGAAGACCAGAGATTGGTATCGGGTGATCCTGGTGCCCGGCGAACGTTGCTCAACCAAGCCGGAGCCCTGCTGGAACCCGGCTATATGCAGTCGTTGCATCAATTCACACGCATCGGCAAGCAGCGCGCCACATTGCTGAAGCAGCTTGGCGCCAGCGCGAATACTGGGCAACCGGTGGATGCCGTATTAAGCGGTTTGGAAATATGGACCGGACAGTTTATCGAAGCAGGTGTGGAACTGACCCGTATGCGTGCGAGAGTCATCGACTTGCTGGCTGAGCCGTTTGCCGCGCTGTACGCTGAGTTGACTGGCAACGATGACACCGTCAGCCTGACGTATGCGCCGTCATTTGACGAAGTGCTGATGCAAGACGATCCACGATTGAGCATCAGTGAACATTTCCAGCGCATCTACCCTGGAGAAGTGGCTCGAGGCGTCAATCTTATCGGCCCTCAACGTGACGATTTGACCCTGAATCTTGCTGATATGCCAGCCCGCGAATTCGCCTCGAACGGCGAGATGTGGACCATGGCGCTGGCCTTGAAAATGGCGCTATTCCAAGTGATACGCCAGAGATTGGGCCTTAAGCCCATCGTTATCCTTGATGATGTGTTCGCCCAGCTTGACGACAACCGTCGTACCCAGATTCTGGATTTTGCGCGCCGGCAAGATCAGGTGCTTATCACCGTGGCGTCAGAAGGCGATGTGCCCACGCATGAATCGGACAATGTGCTTGATATTGCGCAATTGATGCCATCCGCCGCGCAGTCTGGGGGCGGGAGCGAGACACAATCATGA
- a CDS encoding DUF721 domain-containing protein: MKPPIACQLHVDETKLPAEIFERLSHRGAILKDRRRRREEAFENFGKPGRDPAELGSVMSSIAGGGVWAANMKLAQLRNHWDQVVGEAIANHSAVADFTDGVLTIRAESTVWATQLTYLIPQLTDTIRRNLKGLTINEIRVTGPAVGYSRKWARRR, from the coding sequence ATGAAGCCTCCCATTGCCTGTCAGCTGCATGTGGACGAAACCAAACTACCCGCAGAAATATTTGAACGTCTCTCTCACCGCGGGGCGATACTGAAAGACCGACGCCGCAGACGCGAGGAAGCCTTTGAGAACTTCGGCAAGCCCGGCCGTGATCCGGCCGAGTTGGGCAGCGTGATGAGCTCAATCGCAGGCGGTGGCGTATGGGCTGCGAACATGAAATTGGCGCAATTGCGCAACCATTGGGATCAGGTGGTAGGCGAGGCAATCGCCAATCATTCGGCAGTCGCTGATTTCACCGATGGAGTCTTGACTATTCGTGCCGAATCCACAGTGTGGGCCACTCAACTGACCTATTTGATTCCGCAACTGACCGATACCATTCGCAGGAATCTCAAAGGACTGACCATCAACGAAATCAGAGTCACCGGTCCGGCGGTCGGATACAGCCGGAAATGGGCCCGGCGTCGATAA
- the gyrB gene encoding DNA topoisomerase (ATP-hydrolyzing) subunit B codes for MTFITEVDPVVTEGSLLAEETSKEEQLKAAAERINNAELTEGELDESMAPEHYEASDLRVLEGLEAVRIRPGMYIGSTGPRGLHHLVYEIVDNSVDEALAGYASHIEVTILPDNGIRVVDDGRGIPVDEVPGEGVSGVETVMTKLHAGGKFGGGGYAVSGGLHGVGISVVNALSTHVDIEVRRQGFHWTQTYVDQHPVAPLKQGEPMAEDESTGTSVTFWADPKIFETTIYDFETLRSRFQQMAFLNKGLKLSLTDERVTDQAGDEVAGDAEGEPGEKHQTVTYQYLNGIKDYVDYLVKVRKATPVEEDVISFEAEDLKLGISAELAMQWTTAYSEAVHTFANTISTTEGGTHEEGFRAALTSLVNRYARDKAILKDKDENLSGDDVREGLTAVISVKLTNPQFEGQTKTKLGNSEAKTFVQRVMTDKLGDWFDAHPAEAKNIIQKAIEASRARLAAKKARENTRRKSIFESAGMPDKLKDCQSSNPEECELFIVEGDSAGGSAIQGRNPITQAILPLRGKILNTERASLDRMMKSDTIESLITAVGGGYGEDFDISKVRYHKVIIMADADVDGAHIATLNLTLFFRYMRPMITAGYVYVAMPPLYRLKWTKGPHDFVYTDAERDRVLAEGKANGRQLPKGEGIQRYKGLGEMSYQELWETTMDPEHRILKQVHIEDAAAADETFSMLMGDEVEPRRLFIQRNAKNVRWIDA; via the coding sequence ATGACCTTCATTACAGAGGTTGACCCCGTAGTCACGGAAGGAAGCCTGTTGGCAGAAGAAACCAGCAAAGAGGAGCAGCTGAAGGCGGCTGCGGAACGCATCAACAATGCGGAATTGACCGAAGGCGAGCTTGACGAATCCATGGCTCCCGAGCATTATGAGGCCTCTGACCTTCGAGTGCTTGAAGGTCTTGAAGCCGTGCGTATCCGTCCAGGTATGTACATCGGCTCCACCGGTCCGCGTGGTTTGCACCACTTGGTCTACGAAATCGTCGATAACTCGGTCGATGAGGCGCTGGCTGGATATGCCAGCCATATTGAAGTCACTATCCTGCCGGACAACGGTATCCGCGTGGTGGACGATGGCCGAGGCATTCCGGTTGATGAGGTTCCTGGCGAAGGCGTCTCCGGTGTTGAAACCGTGATGACCAAGCTGCACGCCGGCGGCAAGTTTGGTGGCGGCGGCTACGCGGTGTCCGGCGGTCTGCACGGCGTGGGCATCTCCGTGGTGAACGCCCTGTCCACTCACGTGGACATCGAAGTGCGCCGTCAGGGCTTCCACTGGACCCAGACTTATGTCGACCAACATCCGGTTGCGCCGCTGAAACAGGGCGAGCCGATGGCCGAGGACGAATCCACCGGTACATCCGTGACCTTCTGGGCCGACCCGAAGATCTTTGAAACCACCATCTATGATTTCGAGACGTTGCGTTCCCGCTTCCAACAGATGGCCTTCCTGAACAAGGGCCTGAAGCTTAGCCTGACTGACGAACGCGTCACTGACCAGGCCGGCGACGAAGTGGCCGGCGACGCCGAAGGCGAGCCCGGTGAGAAGCACCAAACCGTCACCTACCAGTACCTCAACGGCATCAAGGATTACGTCGACTACCTGGTCAAGGTGCGCAAGGCCACACCGGTGGAAGAGGATGTCATCAGCTTCGAGGCCGAAGACCTCAAGCTCGGCATTTCCGCTGAACTCGCCATGCAGTGGACTACCGCCTACTCCGAGGCTGTGCACACCTTTGCGAACACGATTTCCACCACTGAAGGCGGCACCCACGAGGAGGGCTTCCGTGCGGCACTGACCTCGCTGGTCAACCGTTACGCGCGTGACAAGGCCATCCTCAAAGACAAGGACGAGAACCTGTCCGGCGACGACGTGCGTGAAGGCCTGACGGCCGTGATCTCCGTCAAACTCACCAACCCGCAGTTCGAAGGCCAGACCAAGACCAAGCTCGGCAACTCCGAAGCCAAGACCTTTGTGCAGCGCGTGATGACCGACAAGCTCGGCGACTGGTTCGACGCCCACCCTGCCGAGGCCAAGAACATCATTCAGAAGGCCATCGAAGCCTCCCGCGCCCGTCTGGCCGCCAAGAAGGCCCGCGAAAACACCCGCCGCAAGTCCATCTTCGAGTCCGCCGGCATGCCCGACAAGCTCAAGGACTGCCAGTCCTCCAACCCGGAAGAGTGCGAGCTGTTCATCGTGGAGGGTGATTCCGCAGGCGGTTCCGCCATTCAGGGCCGCAACCCGATCACACAGGCCATCCTTCCGCTGCGAGGCAAGATCCTCAACACCGAACGTGCCAGCCTGGACCGTATGATGAAGTCCGACACCATCGAATCGCTGATCACCGCGGTCGGTGGTGGCTACGGCGAAGACTTCGACATCTCCAAGGTGCGCTATCACAAGGTCATCATCATGGCCGATGCCGATGTGGACGGTGCGCATATCGCCACCCTGAACCTGACGCTGTTCTTCCGCTACATGCGTCCGATGATCACCGCCGGTTACGTGTACGTGGCCATGCCGCCGCTGTACCGCTTGAAGTGGACCAAGGGTCCGCACGACTTCGTGTACACCGACGCTGAGCGTGACCGTGTGCTTGCCGAAGGCAAGGCCAACGGTCGCCAGCTGCCCAAGGGCGAAGGCATTCAGCGCTACAAGGGTCTGGGCGAGATGAGCTATCAGGAGCTGTGGGAAACCACCATGGATCCCGAACACCGCATTCTGAAGCAGGTACACATCGAGGATGCGGCCGCAGCCGACGAGACCTTCTCGATGCTGATGGGCGACGAAGTGGAGCCGCGCCGCCTCTTCATCCAGCGCAACGCCAAGAACGTGCGTTGGATCGACGCGTAA
- the gyrA gene encoding DNA gyrase subunit A, which yields MADETNNTGDEQFTPDGSMEPLSPQEADTTDYGLMESGERIQRKDLQQEMRESYLAYALSVIVERALPDVRDGMKPVHRRVIYAMYDGGYRPDRGYNKCSRVVGDVMGKYHPHGDSAIYDTLVRMAQSWSMRNLLVDGQGNFGSPGDDPAAAMRYTECRMAPLAMEMVRDIDKDTVDFVPNYDGKTQEPTVLPARFPNLLVNGSAGIAVGMATNIPPHNMREVAEGVHWALEHPDASREELLENLIRIIKGPDFPTGATILGHKGIEQAYRTGRGLITMRAVVNTEEINGRMCLVVTELPYQVNPDRLVVSIREAVRDGKIQGIADMRDETSGRTGQRLVLVLKRDAVPKVVLNNLYKHSQLQQTFGANMLALVDGVPRTLSLDAFIRHWVNHQLDVIARRTAYLKREAEERDHILQGYLKALDMLDEVIALIRASEDTDTARTGLMELLDIDQVQADAILAMQLRTLTRMNRDKIVAEHEELQRKIADYIDILAKPERQRKIIGDELDEIVGKYGDERRTKILPFSGEMNVEDLIAEENVVVTVTHSGFIKRTKADEYRAQHRGGKGIKGTKLREDDVVDHFFLTSTHNWLLFFTNKGRVYRIKAYELPEGSRDSKGQHVANLLQFAPDESIQAVLSIPNYEVAKYLVLATRSGKVKKTPLAEYDSPRQGGLIAVRLMADENGENADELIGAALCNAEDDIILVSKLGMSLKFQANDEQLRPMGRQTAGVQGMKFREGDELLAMDVVWGDSDKDLFVVTNEGFAKRTAISEYRLQGRNGLGIKAVQLVEGRGSLVGALVVSEDDQVMAIMKSGKVIRSNVDEVKRTGRNTQGVTFAKPDKGDEILSIARNEEKDDPEEEVADNGTAEAGQSPAEPVNESNETAQSGENVNNVDEA from the coding sequence GTGGCAGACGAAACAAACAACACCGGTGACGAACAGTTCACCCCGGATGGCTCGATGGAGCCGTTGAGCCCGCAGGAAGCGGACACCACTGACTACGGTCTGATGGAAAGCGGCGAACGCATCCAGCGCAAGGATTTGCAGCAGGAGATGCGCGAATCCTACCTAGCCTACGCCCTTTCCGTCATCGTGGAACGTGCTCTGCCGGACGTGCGCGACGGCATGAAACCCGTGCACCGCCGTGTGATCTACGCGATGTACGACGGCGGCTATCGCCCCGACCGCGGCTACAACAAGTGCTCCCGCGTGGTCGGCGACGTCATGGGTAAATACCATCCGCACGGCGACTCCGCCATCTATGACACTTTGGTGCGCATGGCCCAGTCCTGGTCGATGCGCAACCTGCTCGTCGACGGTCAGGGTAACTTCGGTTCCCCTGGCGACGACCCTGCCGCCGCCATGCGTTACACCGAATGCCGCATGGCCCCGCTGGCCATGGAAATGGTGCGCGACATCGACAAGGACACCGTCGACTTCGTGCCCAACTACGACGGCAAAACCCAGGAACCGACTGTATTGCCGGCCCGCTTCCCGAACCTGCTGGTCAACGGCTCCGCCGGCATCGCCGTGGGTATGGCCACCAATATTCCGCCGCACAACATGCGCGAGGTGGCCGAAGGCGTGCACTGGGCGCTTGAGCATCCGGACGCCAGCCGCGAAGAGCTGCTGGAAAACCTGATTCGCATCATCAAGGGACCGGACTTCCCCACCGGCGCCACCATCCTCGGTCACAAGGGCATCGAACAGGCCTACCGCACCGGCCGTGGCCTCATCACTATGCGTGCCGTGGTCAACACTGAGGAGATCAACGGCCGCATGTGCCTGGTGGTCACCGAGCTGCCGTACCAGGTCAACCCGGATCGTCTGGTCGTCTCCATTCGTGAGGCCGTGCGCGACGGCAAGATTCAGGGCATCGCCGACATGCGCGACGAAACCTCCGGCCGTACAGGCCAGCGCCTCGTATTGGTGCTGAAGCGTGACGCCGTGCCGAAGGTGGTGCTGAACAACCTGTACAAGCACTCCCAGCTGCAGCAGACCTTCGGTGCCAACATGCTGGCCCTGGTCGACGGCGTGCCGCGCACGCTGAGCCTGGACGCCTTCATCCGCCATTGGGTGAACCACCAGCTCGACGTGATCGCCCGCCGTACCGCATACCTGAAGCGTGAAGCCGAGGAACGCGACCACATCCTGCAGGGCTACCTCAAGGCTCTCGACATGCTGGACGAGGTCATCGCCCTGATCCGAGCCTCCGAAGACACCGATACCGCCCGTACCGGTTTGATGGAGCTTCTGGACATCGATCAGGTGCAGGCCGATGCCATCCTAGCCATGCAGCTGCGCACGCTGACCCGCATGAACCGCGACAAGATCGTGGCCGAACACGAGGAATTGCAGCGCAAGATCGCCGACTACATCGACATTCTTGCCAAGCCGGAACGCCAACGCAAGATCATCGGTGACGAACTCGACGAGATTGTGGGCAAGTACGGTGACGAACGCCGTACCAAGATCCTGCCGTTCTCCGGTGAGATGAACGTCGAAGACCTGATCGCCGAAGAGAACGTGGTGGTCACCGTGACCCACTCCGGCTTCATCAAGCGCACCAAGGCCGACGAATACCGCGCCCAGCACCGTGGCGGCAAGGGCATCAAGGGTACCAAGCTGCGCGAGGACGACGTGGTGGATCACTTCTTCCTGACCTCCACGCACAACTGGCTGCTGTTCTTCACGAACAAGGGTCGCGTCTACCGCATCAAGGCCTATGAGCTGCCCGAGGGTTCTCGTGATTCCAAGGGCCAGCACGTGGCTAACCTGCTGCAATTCGCGCCCGACGAGTCCATCCAGGCCGTGCTGTCCATCCCGAACTACGAGGTGGCCAAGTATCTGGTGCTCGCTACCCGTTCCGGCAAGGTCAAGAAGACCCCGCTGGCCGAGTACGACTCCCCGCGTCAGGGCGGCCTCATCGCCGTGCGCCTGATGGCCGACGAGAATGGCGAGAATGCCGACGAGCTGATCGGTGCCGCGCTGTGCAACGCCGAGGATGACATCATCTTGGTCTCCAAGCTCGGCATGAGCCTGAAGTTCCAGGCCAACGATGAGCAGCTGCGCCCGATGGGTCGTCAGACTGCCGGTGTGCAGGGCATGAAGTTCCGCGAGGGCGACGAGCTACTGGCCATGGATGTGGTATGGGGCGACTCCGACAAGGATCTGTTCGTAGTGACCAACGAAGGCTTCGCCAAGCGTACGGCCATCAGCGAATACCGCCTGCAGGGCCGTAACGGCCTGGGCATCAAGGCCGTGCAGCTGGTCGAAGGCCGCGGCTCTCTGGTCGGCGCGCTCGTGGTGTCCGAAGACGATCAGGTCATGGCCATCATGAAGTCCGGCAAGGTGATTCGTTCCAACGTGGACGAGGTCAAGCGCACCGGGCGCAACACCCAGGGTGTTACCTTCGCCAAGCCTGATAAGGGCGACGAAATCCTTTCCATCGCACGCAACGAAGAAAAGGATGACCCCGAAGAGGAGGTCGCCGACAACGGCACTGCCGAAGCAGGCCAGTCCCCCGCCGAACCGGTGAACGAGTCCAACGAGACCGCACAATCCGGTGAGAATGTGAACAACGTGGACGAGGCGTGA
- a CDS encoding DUF3566 domain-containing protein encodes MNDQFDNNESEVIQPNIGNTVNDMVTPEPVREAPRKARSVSSEPEEVTSRPKTVRPAARRSTPRARRMSLSLTRVDAWSVAKVTFMLSIAGAIIQIVAAAVVWLLLDLVGVFSQITQIVSSTGLDAGGLDLKNVLSLTTVVSGVTIFSIIEVVIFTILATIIALIYNVVSSLVGGVHVTLGDD; translated from the coding sequence ATGAACGATCAGTTCGACAATAACGAGTCCGAGGTGATTCAGCCCAATATCGGCAATACGGTGAATGATATGGTGACACCTGAACCCGTTCGGGAGGCACCGCGCAAGGCCCGTTCTGTTTCCAGCGAGCCGGAAGAGGTTACCAGCAGACCGAAGACTGTTCGTCCGGCAGCTCGTCGCAGCACTCCACGCGCCCGCCGCATGAGCCTGTCCCTGACCCGTGTGGATGCATGGTCCGTGGCCAAGGTGACATTCATGCTTTCGATTGCCGGCGCCATTATCCAGATTGTCGCCGCAGCCGTCGTCTGGCTGCTGCTCGATTTGGTCGGTGTATTCAGTCAGATTACCCAGATTGTTTCTTCCACTGGCTTGGATGCTGGCGGTCTTGATCTGAAGAATGTGCTGTCCCTGACCACCGTGGTGTCTGGTGTGACCATCTTCTCCATTATCGAAGTGGTGATTTTCACCATTCTGGCCACCATTATTGCGTTGATTTACAACGTGGTCAGCTCGCTGGTCGGTGGCGTGCACGTCACCCTCGGCGATGACTGA
- a CDS encoding LacI family DNA-binding transcriptional regulator codes for MVTIREIAQRAGFSPATVSRLLNGDPTFSVKEETRRKILQVCEELGYGTQERRLVAPHDIAVLDAIPSDEELSNAYYSELRSTLIATAQQMHITLSFYTDINKLIDNSTQYDGFVSIGPEPHSYESLERLHEVLPHGVFIDVNPAPNLFSSVQPDLLQTILDALSEARARGMTRIGFIGGEGRMMGTYEYPEDIRTMAYRDWCERLGLETAGLIFTGGQVSVETGRKHGETIVAKLGSNMPDCFIVATDSLAVGVIQAFTKAGILVPRDVSIISINNQSIAQYISPPLTTYAIDQTALARNALLMLSQSISFNDDITCHTMLSTKLVARESFVPAKH; via the coding sequence ATGGTCACTATCAGAGAAATCGCTCAACGGGCCGGATTCTCGCCGGCAACCGTGTCACGCCTGCTCAACGGCGATCCGACGTTCTCCGTCAAAGAAGAGACCCGCCGCAAGATTCTGCAGGTCTGTGAAGAACTCGGTTACGGAACACAGGAAAGGCGACTGGTGGCTCCGCACGATATCGCCGTACTGGACGCCATTCCCAGTGATGAGGAGCTGAGTAACGCCTATTACAGCGAGCTGCGCAGCACCTTGATCGCCACAGCGCAGCAGATGCATATCACCCTGTCGTTCTACACCGATATCAACAAACTCATTGACAACAGCACCCAGTATGACGGCTTCGTATCCATCGGCCCCGAACCGCACTCCTACGAGAGCCTGGAAAGGCTTCATGAAGTACTGCCACATGGTGTGTTCATCGATGTGAACCCAGCCCCGAATCTTTTCAGCTCCGTGCAGCCGGATCTGCTGCAAACCATACTGGACGCCTTGAGCGAAGCCAGAGCCCGCGGCATGACCAGAATCGGATTTATCGGCGGCGAAGGCCGCATGATGGGCACCTACGAGTACCCCGAAGACATCCGTACGATGGCATACCGCGACTGGTGCGAACGCCTTGGCCTGGAAACCGCAGGGCTGATATTTACCGGCGGCCAGGTCAGCGTGGAAACCGGCCGCAAGCACGGCGAAACGATTGTGGCCAAGCTCGGCAGCAATATGCCTGACTGCTTTATCGTGGCCACTGATTCCCTGGCTGTGGGCGTGATTCAGGCCTTTACCAAGGCCGGCATTTTGGTGCCGCGCGATGTCAGCATCATCAGCATCAACAACCAGTCCATCGCCCAGTACATTTCACCGCCGCTGACCACGTATGCCATCGATCAGACGGCATTAGCCAGAAACGCGCTGCTGATGCTTTCCCAGTCGATCAGTTTCAATGATGACATCACCTGCCACACCATGCTCTCGACCAAGCTGGTCGCCCGCGAAAGTTTTGTGCCGGCCAAGCACTAA